A region of Sphingobium baderi DNA encodes the following proteins:
- a CDS encoding tetratricopeptide repeat protein: protein MAYKFNPAFQSDDEAVSNFIVRQPELAETLTILRGETAAPRVILVAPRGAGKTTLCRRVLAEIRTDEALHASWQPIFLGEESYTVTTPGEFFLECLFYLADDAGDASLKARYREAVTIADETLLLQRCLEILRDVAAASGKRLLVVVENFHMLLNDQIGSDRSILLAALADDSLFGVLATSVAQSSDESSGRPLDGYRILPLRPLTLEECHALWASLTTHDVPRARIRPLQILTGGSPRLIHILADFMRTPSLGDLMENLNQLIDQNTEYFKSQLDMLPAVERKVFAALLDAWDPSTAKQIAEAARVNVNTASAMLGRLSDRGSVIKEQGRGRSALYYAAERLFNIYYLMRRRSHPSSRVRALVAFMTEYYDRDELVATTAKLVDEACRFEPAKRADYHWAFDAILTGQPETVRARILAQTPADFLQSLRQDGLPAEVAPSLIEAEFHESDGDAAVDRLLREAHDALESEDADRAKALLVEAATISPSNPMPFIQLAFTHLQLHEHEESVRAAERAVEREPENPGTHSMFGLMLSFADQTEAAEVAFNRALEIDPSCAPAILHLAHLRARNDDADGALYLYRRAAALGELTDDATAHFARILMRQDKEDEAEAVLRQALEDHSDRSEARHLLASLLSGTGRAPEAIMLLRDVAEHGDDWMAWADLGAFLSAEEEFAEARAALDRSIATGADSPVIYRMLANAMRNLGEPFEAIAKLVDAMLEKHADDAWAWIAAGDIYSASRQRDRAEKAYRHATTIEDGEPAWVRLARLLMEKSASDAEAESALRKAVEAVLESGACGPMREVAELLVHHGDDDDALELLNEALAANEDCYCSLVLQGDIAARRHNEDGAREHFEAALALNDIGVSALTGLARISAPSEAQALIGRAMEADPDNPKCLLARAQLTDRELQFRIEDGSEALKRDPDLTEARLFLAPLEAKRGDIQAAIAHLGAALPELETRRELIPSFVDTSLELARAGLSNELSALLDSEEGRTVEPLSIALKLNRGETPAVAKEIREVALDILDQLHAAER, encoded by the coding sequence ATGGCGTATAAATTCAATCCGGCCTTTCAGTCCGATGACGAGGCCGTATCGAATTTTATCGTTCGACAGCCCGAACTTGCAGAAACCCTGACGATCCTGCGCGGCGAGACGGCAGCGCCGCGGGTCATTCTGGTCGCACCGCGAGGTGCTGGAAAAACCACCCTGTGCCGGCGCGTGCTGGCTGAAATCAGGACCGATGAAGCGCTGCACGCATCCTGGCAGCCAATTTTTCTTGGTGAAGAAAGCTACACGGTCACCACGCCGGGCGAATTCTTCCTCGAATGCCTGTTCTATCTCGCCGATGACGCCGGCGATGCGAGCCTCAAGGCCCGGTACCGCGAAGCGGTGACGATCGCCGACGAGACGCTCCTGCTGCAGCGCTGCCTGGAGATCCTGCGCGACGTCGCGGCAGCGAGCGGCAAGCGGCTGCTTGTGGTTGTCGAAAACTTCCACATGCTGCTGAACGATCAGATCGGCAGCGACCGCTCAATCCTGCTCGCCGCCTTGGCCGACGATTCACTCTTCGGCGTACTTGCAACTTCCGTTGCGCAATCGAGCGACGAGAGTTCGGGCCGCCCCCTCGATGGCTATCGCATCCTGCCGCTCAGACCGCTGACGCTCGAAGAATGCCATGCGTTATGGGCCTCCCTCACCACGCACGACGTGCCGCGCGCCCGAATCCGACCGTTGCAGATCCTGACCGGGGGTAGCCCGCGGCTAATCCATATTCTTGCGGATTTCATGCGCACGCCCTCGCTTGGCGATCTCATGGAAAACCTCAACCAGCTGATCGATCAGAACACCGAATATTTCAAAAGCCAGCTCGACATGCTCCCAGCAGTCGAGCGGAAGGTGTTCGCCGCACTGCTCGACGCATGGGATCCGAGCACCGCAAAGCAGATCGCGGAGGCAGCGCGGGTCAATGTTAACACGGCCTCCGCCATGCTTGGTCGGCTGAGCGACCGCGGTTCGGTGATCAAGGAGCAAGGTCGCGGACGATCGGCGCTATATTACGCCGCCGAGCGGCTGTTCAATATCTACTATCTGATGAGGCGACGCAGCCATCCTTCGAGCCGGGTCCGCGCACTTGTCGCTTTCATGACCGAATATTACGATCGTGACGAACTGGTCGCGACGACAGCCAAACTCGTCGATGAAGCCTGCCGATTTGAGCCCGCCAAGCGGGCCGACTATCACTGGGCCTTCGACGCCATTTTGACGGGGCAGCCCGAGACGGTCCGCGCACGTATCTTGGCGCAGACGCCCGCTGATTTCCTCCAGTCGCTGCGTCAGGACGGTTTGCCGGCGGAAGTCGCGCCAAGCTTGATCGAAGCGGAATTCCACGAGAGCGACGGCGATGCCGCTGTCGACAGACTTCTTCGCGAGGCACACGACGCGCTCGAGAGCGAGGATGCCGACCGGGCAAAGGCTTTGCTCGTTGAGGCCGCCACTATCAGCCCATCGAACCCAATGCCGTTCATACAATTGGCGTTCACGCATCTTCAACTCCACGAACACGAGGAATCGGTTCGCGCTGCCGAGCGCGCCGTGGAACGCGAGCCCGAGAATCCGGGCACGCATTCGATGTTCGGGCTGATGCTGTCGTTCGCCGACCAGACCGAAGCGGCCGAGGTCGCCTTCAATCGCGCATTGGAAATCGACCCCAGCTGCGCGCCGGCGATCCTTCATTTGGCGCATTTGCGCGCTCGGAATGATGATGCAGATGGTGCGCTCTATTTGTATCGCAGGGCGGCTGCGCTCGGCGAGTTGACAGATGACGCGACCGCGCACTTTGCCAGAATCCTGATGCGTCAGGACAAGGAGGATGAAGCCGAGGCGGTGCTTCGTCAGGCGCTCGAGGATCATTCTGATCGTTCCGAAGCCAGGCACCTCTTGGCCAGCTTGCTGAGCGGAACCGGTCGTGCGCCAGAGGCGATAATGCTGCTCCGGGATGTGGCCGAGCACGGCGACGATTGGATGGCCTGGGCCGATCTCGGCGCCTTTCTCTCAGCCGAGGAAGAATTTGCCGAGGCCCGCGCTGCACTAGATCGGAGCATTGCGACCGGCGCCGATAGTCCTGTGATCTACCGGATGCTGGCAAATGCCATGCGCAATTTGGGCGAACCTTTCGAAGCGATTGCCAAGTTAGTCGACGCCATGCTGGAAAAGCATGCCGACGATGCCTGGGCATGGATTGCGGCCGGAGATATTTATAGCGCGAGCCGTCAGCGAGATCGCGCCGAGAAGGCCTATCGCCACGCCACGACCATCGAGGATGGCGAGCCGGCCTGGGTCAGGCTGGCGCGCCTGCTGATGGAGAAATCGGCTTCGGATGCCGAGGCGGAGTCGGCACTGCGGAAGGCCGTCGAGGCAGTTCTTGAAAGCGGTGCATGCGGTCCGATGCGAGAAGTTGCCGAGCTACTCGTCCATCATGGCGACGATGACGACGCGCTCGAATTGCTGAACGAGGCGCTTGCCGCAAATGAAGACTGCTATTGTAGCCTTGTACTCCAGGGGGACATCGCGGCCCGTCGGCATAACGAGGATGGTGCGCGCGAACATTTCGAAGCCGCCCTAGCCCTGAATGACATTGGCGTATCGGCGCTGACGGGACTCGCTCGTATCTCTGCGCCTTCCGAAGCGCAGGCATTGATTGGCCGGGCGATGGAGGCTGACCCCGACAATCCCAAATGCCTTTTAGCGCGTGCGCAGTTGACCGATCGCGAACTGCAGTTCCGGATCGAGGACGGCTCCGAAGCGCTCAAACGCGACCCGGATCTGACCGAGGCACGGCTATTTCTCGCGCCGCTCGAAGCCAAGCGTGGCGATATCCAGGCGGCGATCGCCCATCTCGGTGCCGCACTGCCGGAATTGGAGACGCGCCGTGAGCTCATTCCGAGCTTTGTCGACACAAGCCTGGAGCTTGCCCGTGCTGGCCTTAGTAATGAGTTGAGCGCACTGCTCGACTCCGAAGAGGGCAGAACGGTGGAGCCGCTCTCGATAGCGCTGAAGCTTAATCGAGGCGAAACGCCAGCTGTTGCCAAGGAAATTCGGGAAGTTGCACTTGATATTCTGGACCAGCTTCACGCCGCCGAACGATAA
- a CDS encoding Pycsar system effector family protein: MKDLTVIEAQLTRVLNFFPRVDTKVAGLFTVNSAVLTVSALNVQAGDLKQWYIAIPAVFLVLGLVGSYTFLYRCNFPDLEGGQGSLIYFAAIRDRTETKFKDEFEAASEADYRSDMLGQVWRNSHILCEKYRAIAVAIRITLATFLPFAIFLVMTAIEHSRIPVFRG, encoded by the coding sequence ATGAAAGATCTGACCGTCATTGAAGCACAGTTGACGCGCGTCTTGAACTTTTTCCCCCGCGTTGACACCAAGGTCGCTGGGCTCTTCACCGTCAATTCTGCTGTACTGACGGTCAGTGCGCTCAATGTACAAGCTGGTGATCTCAAACAATGGTACATCGCCATTCCCGCTGTTTTTCTGGTCCTTGGCTTAGTCGGGTCCTACACATTTCTCTATCGGTGCAACTTTCCTGATCTTGAGGGCGGCCAGGGCAGCCTGATCTATTTCGCCGCAATCCGAGACCGCACGGAAACCAAATTCAAGGACGAGTTCGAAGCGGCTAGCGAGGCGGACTATCGCTCTGACATGCTTGGTCAAGTCTGGCGCAATTCCCACATTCTGTGCGAGAAATACCGGGCCATTGCTGTCGCAATCCGTATTACGCTGGCGACCTTCCTGCCTTTTGCGATCTTTCTGGTGATGACGGCAATCGAACATAGCCGGATACCCGTGTTTCGCGGGTAA
- a CDS encoding adenylate/guanylate cyclase domain-containing protein, with product MAKKVWKSETTDKRVATRLKEVETVEIKDYVRDTDLHGLARNKAYRVDGVHVYADILNLGEMLQSTEVEGETCHKRTLRFLNLHYRAVYRIIAAVDAIQVDFHNQRLHLVVAKPYGDEAARVHKAVAIGQLIMDVLAKTGEDGDEKIPAAKVRVGIDTGLALAVRNGRRGSSEPLFLGVPANHAAKRAGGGTATGIYLSNEARGAIGLDAVDDEDVSALTAVEVGDSQEEAALAVTADGIVRDWKKDLEANPIGKFSFSGHTPPFADLDLEVLTPGNSRRNNAISVYADIDGFTAYVADHIDDDDDAMDVVRALHVLRAELDAVLTEDFGGRKIRFIGDCVHGVIGEGTAQTTDTEASASTAILCAGGLRSGFDRALELLEDEDIDVAGLGIAIGLDAGPVALTRLGMKGSMIRCATGRAILASELEQRRCAGDETAVGSVAYGWCSAAGQEIFGSSRKRSGLTYEVALEELADEGDATAAAAKVAKTAMSMALLEPVIAAPADAVPSAFRFPNRDATPTKPAGFA from the coding sequence ATGGCGAAGAAGGTGTGGAAGAGCGAGACGACCGACAAGCGGGTGGCGACTCGCTTGAAGGAGGTCGAGACGGTCGAGATCAAGGACTATGTGCGGGATACCGACCTGCATGGGCTCGCGCGGAACAAGGCGTATCGCGTCGACGGCGTCCATGTTTATGCGGACATTCTCAACTTGGGCGAGATGCTGCAGTCGACCGAGGTCGAAGGCGAGACGTGCCACAAGCGGACCCTTCGCTTCCTCAACCTCCATTATCGCGCCGTCTACCGGATCATCGCCGCGGTGGATGCGATTCAGGTCGATTTCCACAATCAGCGGCTGCACTTGGTGGTCGCCAAGCCGTATGGCGATGAGGCCGCGCGCGTGCACAAGGCGGTGGCGATCGGTCAGCTGATCATGGATGTCCTGGCCAAGACCGGCGAGGATGGTGACGAGAAGATTCCAGCGGCAAAGGTCAGGGTCGGCATTGATACGGGCCTGGCCCTGGCGGTGCGGAACGGCCGCCGTGGCAGCTCCGAGCCGCTCTTCCTGGGCGTGCCGGCAAACCATGCCGCCAAACGCGCCGGGGGCGGAACGGCCACCGGCATCTATCTGTCCAATGAAGCGCGCGGCGCGATCGGTCTTGATGCGGTGGATGACGAAGATGTCAGCGCGCTGACCGCAGTCGAGGTGGGCGACAGCCAGGAAGAAGCGGCGCTCGCCGTGACCGCCGATGGTATCGTTCGGGATTGGAAAAAGGACCTGGAAGCAAATCCGATCGGCAAGTTTTCGTTTAGCGGGCATACCCCGCCGTTCGCCGATCTCGATCTGGAGGTGCTGACCCCGGGCAATTCGCGCCGCAACAACGCGATCTCGGTCTATGCGGACATTGACGGCTTCACCGCTTATGTTGCCGACCATATCGACGACGACGATGACGCAATGGACGTCGTGCGAGCACTGCATGTGCTGCGTGCTGAACTCGACGCCGTCCTCACCGAGGATTTCGGTGGGCGGAAAATCCGGTTCATCGGCGACTGCGTCCACGGCGTCATCGGTGAAGGCACCGCGCAGACCACCGATACCGAAGCAAGCGCGAGCACGGCAATCCTGTGTGCGGGCGGACTGCGCAGCGGCTTCGACCGCGCTTTGGAGTTGCTTGAGGACGAGGACATCGACGTTGCCGGTCTCGGGATCGCGATCGGATTGGATGCCGGCCCCGTCGCGCTGACGCGCCTGGGCATGAAGGGGTCGATGATCCGCTGCGCGACGGGACGGGCGATTCTGGCTTCGGAACTTGAACAACGTCGTTGCGCGGGGGACGAGACCGCGGTCGGGTCGGTCGCTTATGGATGGTGCTCCGCCGCTGGACAGGAGATTTTCGGATCCAGCCGGAAGCGCTCGGGCCTGACCTATGAGGTGGCGCTCGAGGAGCTTGCGGACGAAGGGGATGCGACGGCTGCGGCCGCCAAGGTCGCGAAGACCGCGATGTCGATGGCGCTTCTGGAGCCGGTCATTGCCGCGCCGGCCGATGCGGTGCCGAGCGCATTCCGCTTTCCGAACCGCGATGCCACGCCGACCAAGCCGGCAGGCTTCGCCTGA
- a CDS encoding four-helix bundle copper-binding protein, with product MSIHKMIALHPNVGDDFNEMLATAARHAMFCAEMCTSCADACVAEPMDMTQCIRSCLDCADICAATARLGVRRTGQNIEVLRLMLESCARVCDLCAEECARHEHGHCRLCAEMCRECASDCRTALPTVQ from the coding sequence ATGTCTATCCACAAAATGATCGCACTTCATCCCAACGTGGGTGATGACTTCAACGAAATGCTCGCGACGGCCGCTCGCCACGCGATGTTCTGCGCCGAGATGTGCACTTCATGTGCCGACGCCTGCGTGGCCGAGCCGATGGACATGACGCAGTGCATCCGCTCCTGTCTCGACTGCGCGGACATATGTGCCGCGACGGCCCGCCTCGGCGTCAGGCGCACGGGGCAGAACATCGAGGTTCTGCGATTGATGCTCGAGAGCTGCGCGCGCGTCTGCGATCTCTGCGCCGAGGAATGCGCGCGTCACGAGCACGGCCATTGCCGGCTTTGCGCCGAGATGTGCCGCGAGTGCGCATCCGACTGCCGGACGGCGCTGCCGACTGTTCAGTAA
- a CDS encoding adenylate/guanylate cyclase domain-containing protein: MALKDDLTNAVDGILGTAFEERDGQKIPTSDDIALSNGAVKLDAAFLYADLAGSGVIAKVCPWDTTAKIIRAYLDCSVRIIRAQGGEIRSFDGDRVMGVFIGDRKRTNSVKAALKIQWATENLIQKKATARFNSVKNNDVKIRQACGIDVGISRAVRAGIRNNNDLIWIGRPPSFAAKLSDNREYPYCTFISAAVYDAMLDEAKLSKGVNMWEKRSMKFAGGDEAVYRSNYEWTP; encoded by the coding sequence ATGGCATTGAAAGACGATCTCACTAATGCCGTCGACGGCATTCTAGGAACAGCGTTCGAGGAGCGCGACGGTCAGAAAATACCGACATCGGACGACATCGCCTTGTCAAACGGCGCCGTGAAGCTGGATGCCGCGTTCCTCTATGCCGATCTCGCGGGATCGGGCGTCATCGCAAAGGTTTGCCCCTGGGACACCACAGCGAAAATCATCCGCGCCTATCTGGATTGCTCGGTACGCATCATCCGAGCGCAAGGAGGCGAGATTCGAAGCTTCGATGGCGATCGTGTGATGGGCGTGTTTATCGGCGATAGGAAGCGAACGAACTCCGTGAAGGCCGCGCTTAAGATACAATGGGCGACCGAAAATCTAATTCAGAAAAAGGCAACCGCCCGGTTCAACTCGGTAAAGAACAATGACGTGAAGATTCGGCAAGCCTGCGGTATCGATGTCGGCATCTCCAGGGCGGTACGCGCGGGCATCCGCAACAATAACGACCTAATTTGGATTGGCCGCCCGCCAAGCTTTGCGGCGAAGCTCTCCGATAATCGAGAATATCCCTACTGTACCTTCATCTCGGCCGCAGTGTATGATGCGATGTTAGACGAAGCGAAGCTGAGCAAAGGCGTTAATATGTGGGAAAAGCGAAGCATGAAGTTCGCTGGCGGTGACGAGGCCGTCTATCGCTCAAATTACGAGTGGACGCCGTAA